A genome region from Labrus mixtus chromosome 9, fLabMix1.1, whole genome shotgun sequence includes the following:
- the LOC132980711 gene encoding tripartite motif-containing protein 3-like, which produces MSVIMAKRETGSTSPVVRQIDKQFLVCSICLDHYHNPKVLPCLHTFCEKCLQNYIPPQSLTLSCPVCRQTSILPEKGVAALQNNFFITNLMEVLQRDPECSRPEACNVLESASAATACQPLSCPNHEGKVMEFYCESCETAMCLECTEGEHREHVTVPLRDVLEQHKSALKNQLDAVRNRLPQLTAAIELVNEISKQLTDRKNGAVAEISNTFDELEKALHQRKTALITEVENICSTKQKVLQAQLSSLLQGKENIQSSCNFTEQALSHGSATEVLLVQKQMGERVSALARHTFPEQPHENGHLECQVETDGLRRSIQNLGVLITTGTVGHTSVATGEGLRHALVGQHTSVTVTTKDKDGELAKTGNAALRAEIIAADGACTEAEVVDNKNGTYEVGYTIRSEGEFTFSLLLYEQPVRGSPFRLRAVKPSDVLQSPDDVKRRVKSPSGGGGHVRQKAVRRPSSMYSTTKKKENPIEDELIYRVGTRGRDKGEFSNLQGISTSSNGRIVVADSNNQCIQVFSNDGLFKMRFGVRGRSPGQLQRPTGVTVDMNGDIIVADYDNRWISIFSSDGKFKSKIGAGRLMGPKGVAVDKNGHIITVDNKACCVFIFQSNGKLVTKFGARGTSDRHFAEKSGANIALEQKLSKSGPAFSPHFVAVNNKNEIVVTDFHNHSVKVYNADGEFLFKFGSHGEGNGQFNAPTGVAVDSNGNIIVADWGNSRIQVFDSSGSFLSYINTTADPLYGPQGLALTSDGHVAVADSGNHCFKVYRYLQ; this is translated from the exons ATGTCCGTCATTATGGCTAAGCGTGAGACCGGCAGCACCAGCCCCGTGGTCCGGCAGATAGACAAGCAGTTCCTAGTCTGCAGCATCTGTTTGGACCATTACCACAACCCCAAGGTTCTGCCTTGCCTGCACACCTTCTGTGAAAA ATGTCTTCAGAACTACATCCCTCCTCAGTCTTTAACGCTGTCCTGCCCAGTATGCAGACAGACCTCCATTTTGCCAGAGAAGGGCGTGGCAGCCCTGCAGAACAACTTCTTCATCACAAACCTAATGGAGGTGTTACAGCGAGACCCAGAGTGCAGCCGACCTGAGGCCTGTAATGTCCTCGAGTCAGCCAGTGCAGCCACAGCCTGTCAGCCCCTCTCCTGTCCCAACCATGAGGGCAAG GTGATGGAGTTTTACTGCGAGTCATGTGAGACAGCCATGTGTCTGGAGTGTACAGAAGGAGAACACAGGGAACATGTGACAGTTCCTCTGAGAGATGTGCTGGAACAGCATAAATCAGCTCTTAAGAATCAGCTGGACGCAGTTCGTAACAG ACTACCTCAGTTGACGGCTGCCATTGAGCTTGTAAACGAGATCTCCAAACAGCTCACGGACCGAAAAAATGGCGCAGTGGCTGAAATCAGTAACACCTTTGATGAGCTGGAGAAGGCTTTACACCAACGAAAGACTGCTCTCATTACTGAGGTggaaaacatctgcagcaccAAGCAGAAG GTGCTTCAAGCCCAGCTGAGCTCTCTGCTCCAGGGCAAAGAGAACATCCAGAGCAGCTGTAACTTCACAGAGCAGGCTCTGAGCCACGGCAGCGCCACTGAGGTCCTTTTGGTGCAGAAGCAGATGGGGGAGCGGGTCAGTGCTCTTGCGCGACACACCTTTCCTGAGCAACCCCATGAAAATGGACACCTGGAGTGCCAGGTAGAGACAGACGGACTGAGGCGCTCCATCCAGAACCTGGGAGTCCTGATCACAACAGGGACTGTAGGTCACACTAGTGTTGCCACCGGTGAAGGCTTGCGGCACGCACTGGTTGGCCAGCACACCTCTGTCACAGTCACGACTAAAGATAAAGACGGAGAGCTGGCGAAGACTGGGAATGCTGCTCTGAGGGCGGAGATCATCGCTGCAGATGGAGCGTGCACTGAAGCTGAAGTGGTGGACAACAAGAACGGCACCTACGAGGTTGGATATACGATCCGCTCGGAGGGAGAGTTCACCTTCTCTTTACTGCTGTATGAGCAGCCTGTGAGGGGGAGTCCTTTCCGCTTGCGTGCTGTCAAGCCCTCAGATGTCCTGCAGTCACCGGATGATGTGAAGAGAAGAGTGAAGTCTccaagtggaggaggaggtcatGTTCGACAGAAGGCTGTGCGCAGGCCCTCAAGCATGTACAGCACCACCAAGAAGAAGGAAAACCCCATCGAGGATGAACTGATCTACAGAGTGG GAACAAGGGGGAGAGATAAAGGTGAATTCAGTAACCTGCAAGGCATCTCCACCTCCAGTAATGGACGGATTGTGGTGGCAGACAGCAACAACCAGTGTATACAG GTTTTCTCAAACGATGGCCTGTTCAAGATGAGGTTTGGAGTCAGAGGTCGTTCACCAGGGCAGCTGCAGCGCCCCACAGGGGTCACAGTGGACATGAACGGTGACATTATTGTAGCCGACTACGACAACAGATGGATTAGCATCTTTTCCTCGGATGGAAAGTTCAAG AGCAAAATAGGCGCCGGAAGACTGATGGGACCTAAAGGTGTTGCAGTGGATAAGAACGGACACATCATCACGGTGGACAACAAggcctgctgtgtttttatcttcCAATCAAACGGGAAGCTGGTGACGAAGTTTGGAGCCAGAGGGACTTCAGACAGACACTTTGCAG agAAAAGTGGTGCAAACATTGCACTGGAACAAaagcttagtaaatctggccctgcTTTCA GTCCTCACTTTGTGGCTGTtaataacaaaaatgaaatcGTGGTAACTGACTTCCATAACCATTCAGTCAAG GTATACAATGCAGATGGGGAGTTCCTGTTTAAATTCGGCTCCCATGGAGAAGGGAACGGTCAGTTCAATGCACCAACAGGCGTGGCTGTGGACTCCAATGGAAATATCATTGTTGCTGATTGGGGCAACAGTCGGATACAG GTGTTTGACAGCTCTGGGTCCTTCCTGTCTTATATCAACACAACAGCAGACCCCCTTTATGGCCCCCAGGGCCTGGCCCTCACCTCTGATGGTCATGTGGCGGTCGCAGACTCTGGGAATCACTGCTTCAAGGTCTACCGCTACCTGCAGTAG